The Beijerinckiaceae bacterium genome has a window encoding:
- a CDS encoding sodium:solute symporter yields the protein MTAEMDYAALAVFLFCFGLVTVMGFAAARWRRPKTLAHLDEWGLGGRQFGTWITWFLIGGDIYTAYTMIAVPALVYAVGAYGFFAVPYTIILYPFVFAVMPVLWKVARDNNYVTAADIVHGKYGSRSLELAVALTGVVATMPYIALQLIGMETIIHALGLQGELPLIIAFLILAFYTYSSGLRAPALIAFVKDTMLYIVVLAAVALIPMKLGGYGAVFRAADAAFAAKGSGGTLLNPSQFLPYASLALGSTLALFMYPHALTGIFASATANTIRKNAILLPAYSVLLALVALMGFMGHAAGLKLTNSNDVVPALFKILFPGWFAGFALAAIGIGALVPAAIMSIGAANLFTRNFWKAYIDRGVTPAGEAKVAKITSLAVKAGALLVILYLPTQFALDLQLLGGLWILQTFPAVIFGLYTGWFRAPALLAGWATGFLGGTWLAWLNNFKPLHTLHLGDISITIYSGLLALAANILIASLVSAAIRAVPAGKSTATQD from the coding sequence ATGACGGCTGAGATGGATTACGCGGCGCTGGCGGTCTTCCTTTTCTGCTTCGGCCTGGTCACGGTCATGGGATTCGCAGCCGCCAGATGGCGGCGCCCGAAAACGCTCGCTCATCTCGACGAATGGGGACTGGGCGGCCGTCAATTCGGGACCTGGATTACTTGGTTTCTGATCGGCGGCGACATCTATACCGCCTACACCATGATCGCGGTCCCCGCGCTCGTCTATGCGGTGGGCGCCTATGGCTTCTTTGCGGTGCCATACACGATCATTCTCTACCCGTTCGTTTTCGCGGTGATGCCGGTCCTATGGAAGGTCGCCCGCGACAATAATTATGTGACCGCCGCCGATATCGTGCATGGCAAATATGGTTCGCGTTCGCTGGAACTCGCGGTGGCCTTGACCGGTGTCGTTGCAACGATGCCTTACATCGCCCTGCAACTGATCGGCATGGAAACCATCATTCATGCGCTCGGTCTTCAAGGAGAGCTTCCCCTTATCATCGCGTTTCTGATCCTGGCCTTCTACACCTATTCATCCGGGCTGCGCGCGCCGGCGCTGATCGCTTTTGTCAAGGACACGATGCTTTACATCGTTGTGCTGGCCGCGGTTGCTCTCATTCCCATGAAGCTCGGCGGATATGGCGCTGTCTTTCGGGCCGCCGACGCGGCTTTTGCGGCCAAAGGATCCGGCGGCACGCTGCTTAACCCGAGCCAATTCCTGCCTTATGCGAGCTTGGCTCTCGGCTCGACCCTGGCGCTGTTCATGTATCCGCACGCGCTGACCGGGATTTTTGCAAGCGCCACCGCCAATACGATTCGCAAGAACGCAATTCTTCTGCCGGCCTATTCGGTCCTTCTCGCTCTCGTGGCGCTGATGGGCTTCATGGGCCATGCCGCCGGCCTTAAACTTACCAACAGCAATGATGTCGTCCCGGCCCTGTTCAAAATATTATTTCCCGGCTGGTTCGCCGGTTTCGCGCTAGCGGCGATCGGGATCGGCGCTTTGGTGCCGGCCGCGATCATGAGCATCGGCGCGGCCAATTTGTTCACCCGAAATTTCTGGAAAGCCTATATTGATCGCGGCGTCACGCCCGCCGGAGAGGCGAAGGTGGCGAAGATCACCTCCCTCGCCGTCAAGGCCGGCGCGCTCCTCGTCATCCTCTATCTGCCAACGCAATTCGCTCTCGATCTGCAATTGCTCGGCGGCTTGTGGATCCTGCAAACCTTTCCTGCCGTGATTTTCGGTCTATACACGGGGTGGTTCCGCGCTCCCGCCCTGCTCGCCGGTTGGGCAACCGGATTTTTGGGTGGCACCTGGCTTGCGTGGCTCAACAACTTCAAACCGCTACACACGCTGCATCTCGGCGATATCAGTATAACGATTTATTCCGGGCTCTTGGCGCTTGCCGCCAATATCCTCATCGCAAGTCTCGTCAGCGCGGCAATTCGTGCGGTGCCCGCGGGCAAAAGCACCGCAACCCAAGATTGA
- a CDS encoding Zn-dependent protease gives MRFLMIIATSWRSKKNSRAGFAMLWAAAASTAILLSACATIEPQDSSFNSAQSAPPPRAAGGGSKPSGEHRRMIALFDGEYKYPSAERYLNDILVKLASADERGGEPYRVTILNSPIVNAFALPPGNVYVTRGLLALANDTAEVAAVMAHEIAHITANHAVQREEEEKRAAVISQAASVIQNKQKSVEIEAIAQRTIASFSRQQELEADAIGIKVIARAGFDPYGGARFLGALGRSAAMRSSLIGQNASSRKPDMLATHPSTPERVTQAIMAARQIGAPGIGTADRAAYLAAIEGMTFGDDPSEGAIRGRKFVHGRLGFGFLAPEGFVLENASQALLGVKAGGTEALRLDSVTLAPETSLTSYMASGWIDGLVESSIETTEVNSMPAATAIARAGEWSFRLALIRFEPNRVYRLIFASRTLTDAAKDRFRASIDSFHRVSDDEVRAVPPLRIGIVVAKTGESAEAMATRMAVPDRALEYFLLINGLEHGGPLHSTERYKIVIE, from the coding sequence GCTTTCGGCCTGCGCCACGATCGAGCCTCAGGATAGCTCTTTCAATTCCGCCCAATCCGCGCCGCCGCCCCGCGCCGCCGGGGGCGGCTCCAAGCCCTCGGGCGAACACCGGCGCATGATCGCCTTGTTCGATGGGGAATATAAATACCCGTCGGCGGAACGCTATCTCAACGATATTTTGGTCAAGCTCGCCAGCGCCGACGAACGTGGAGGCGAGCCTTATCGCGTGACGATTCTGAATTCGCCGATCGTCAATGCCTTCGCACTTCCTCCTGGCAATGTGTATGTGACACGCGGACTCTTGGCGCTCGCAAACGACACGGCCGAAGTTGCCGCGGTCATGGCGCATGAGATTGCCCACATCACAGCAAATCATGCCGTCCAGCGGGAAGAAGAAGAAAAGCGGGCCGCCGTGATCAGCCAGGCCGCGAGCGTCATCCAAAACAAGCAGAAAAGCGTCGAAATCGAAGCCATCGCCCAACGCACGATCGCCAGCTTTTCACGGCAGCAGGAACTTGAGGCCGATGCGATCGGAATCAAAGTCATTGCACGGGCCGGATTCGATCCCTACGGCGGCGCTCGCTTCCTCGGCGCGCTCGGCCGTTCGGCGGCGATGCGAAGCTCGCTGATTGGACAAAATGCAAGCTCCCGCAAGCCGGACATGCTTGCGACCCATCCCTCGACTCCCGAGCGGGTCACCCAAGCCATCATGGCAGCCCGCCAGATTGGCGCGCCCGGTATCGGTACGGCGGATCGGGCAGCCTATCTCGCCGCGATCGAAGGCATGACATTTGGCGACGATCCCTCCGAAGGTGCGATCAGAGGCCGGAAATTCGTGCATGGGCGATTGGGTTTTGGGTTTCTGGCTCCCGAAGGTTTCGTTCTTGAAAATGCGTCGCAAGCGCTGCTTGGCGTGAAAGCCGGTGGCACCGAAGCCTTGCGCCTCGACAGTGTCACGCTGGCGCCGGAGACCTCGCTCACGAGCTATATGGCTTCGGGCTGGATCGATGGCCTGGTCGAGAGTTCGATCGAGACGACCGAAGTCAATTCCATGCCAGCCGCGACCGCAATCGCCCGCGCGGGCGAATGGAGTTTTCGCCTCGCCCTGATCCGGTTCGAACCAAATCGGGTGTATCGTTTGATTTTCGCCAGCCGCACATTGACGGACGCGGCAAAGGACCGCTTCCGTGCCTCGATCGATTCATTTCATCGTGTTTCCGACGATGAGGTGCGCGCGGTGCCGCCGTTGCGGATCGGGATCGTTGTCGCCAAGACCGGCGAAAGCGCCGAGGCGATGGCGACGCGGATGGCGGTTCCAGATCGCGCACTCGAATATTTTCTGCTCATCAACGGACTGGAGCATGGTGGGCCGTTGCACTCCACCGAACGCTACAAGATCGTCATCGAATAA